Genomic DNA from Channa argus isolate prfri chromosome 10, Channa argus male v1.0, whole genome shotgun sequence:
AAAGGATAAGTGtgcatataaatatttatgtgcTGTATGTACAGCAGAGTTTATAAACTACATGAACGAATGGAAGGAGAGTGACAGCGGCTCACTGTGCCCGAAGTGTCCGCCGGCAAAGCATTCTGGGTCAGTTTAGTGACAGGCGCCATGATTTTTAGTGCAGCTGGACCAGAAAATGGATGCTTCCTGCTACAGTTGAATGAGTGTCTGCATCTCCCGGGGGTCGTTTGCGCAGCATTTTTCACTATCCGTATAGAAAAGTCACCTTTAAAGGACACAAACCCATATGTGGGATTCTTCACTGGACTACATCTGGTTGTGAACTACATGAGTAGGCTGCTGAAGTGGGGCCAGAGGCTAGCTGGTTAGTGCTAGCAGTGACCAGCTAGCTAACAGAGGCTAGTACTATAATAACAATCAGTCTGCTGATGATAAAAAACGCCACTGTCTCCTGCTTAAGCTgaagaacaaacacagaaatcgGAACAAAGGCTACACCTTAAAGTAAGACCGGGTCTGCTAACCAGTCGCATGTGGACTAGTTTAACTGTTAGCTTGTGTGCCCTATCGGCCCACTGCGTCACTCTGTCAAAGCTTTGTGTTTGCACCCAAATGAGCTTTTTTCCCCCAAGCCGGCAGCATGGAATATAGTGATACAATGTTCTGTCTGGCCAGGTAGTTAGAATTTTTGTCAGTGCATATTCCCGATAGGCGTTGACGGGGTTTAAGGGTTTGTTTTTAGCCTCTACAGACAAGCATGGTGCATTTACTCATGTCTGGATGTATATGCATGTTTATGGTGTAGACAGTTTAACCCTGAATATTTAGAGATTTGGCGAAGTTCATCCCCAATACATTTAAAGGGAGAAAACTAATCTCCAGCAGATTTGTTGCGCATTAGGGACAACAGTGTTTCTAATCACGCACACGTGTCTTCTTTACCCCACGATCCGTATTTGAAGCGTAGGTCTTTAAAACGCTCTGCGCCAGGCGATGGGTCACAGGGAAATGACAGACTGAAGTTAGGGACCATCTCTAAAGTGCATGCAGTGGGGCCTACATGattagtaaatgtttttttttttattaccctGTTGTTGTTTCCTAAATATTTAAATCCAACTTGAAAATCGCTTGAGTCTATTTATTAGATACAGATGATTTGGTTTTgaaataaaacccatttaacGTGAGGGTAATGACAAAACCATTTATTAACCATGATGGGCCAGGCTGCATGCACTTCAGTCTCAGTCTGTCATTCCCCTGTGAACCATCAGCTGGTTTAAtcaaagctttttaaataactaaactTCAAACAAAGATCGTGaggtaaagaaaacacttgAGGCATGATCAGAAACTTTTTTTGTCCAAAATCACACGAGATTAGTTTTCTCCCTTCAAATGTATTGAGGATGAACTTCACCAAATCTCTGAATATCCTACGTTAAACTGTCTACAACACGGTTGTTTATGCTTGTTTGTCTCATCCTTCTACTTGACGTCTGACTCACTTACTTGGCTTCAATAACAGGTATGGCCTGGATTTGATTTGGACGGTGCTGGTGATGGCAGAAGGGACCGACCCTGGCGAAATGCCCTCCTTTGACCCGAGTCCTAGTTCTGAAGCAAAAAAGAGACCTATTTCATGTGATGGCAGTGAGTATTGGTCTAGGATTTATAGTCTGTTATGgtatttaaaagtttattttaattaaaaatacaatttacttGATTTTAGGTGCTGTTcatttcacatttactgtacatcctTAAATCCAAAGTAATCTGTGAACAATGTAGACTTAAAATTTTATCACAATGTATTATAAAATTTTTGGGGTAGCTGTTTAAATGACTATATATGACAATATATAGTTAGTTTTCTATTTagattattgtaaataaaagttatttaaagATGATAGACAAGAAAGGGTTAGGCTTCGGGGCTTGGGCTGTTGTGCAGATCCAAGATGAAAATTCATTAACCTTAAAGCGCGATAAGCAGTGGAAGAAAGTAACTAAGTAGATttgagtattttcattttatgcttAACATTCACTCCAGTGCAGTTTGTcaacattgtactttttactctgACATTTATTAAAGAACTTTCTTTACCTTTCAGATGCAAACTCGGTTTGACAGGGGCAAGGTTACAGGGGCTAGGCAGTCATTATTAGTAATTAGTCTGAGTTTGTCAAGTATTTTTGCCAAAGATgcacaatataaatatatatattgatttGACACTATGTgttatacatacatacatacatacatacatattaaCAGGTCACTGCTTAATAGCTACATGCTTCAAACACGATACTTAATGTCTTGATTCAAAACTACCTTtgatttttatgatttattgacatgatatatacatttaaattgctGGATTCTGAAGCTGATGCAAGATCAGCTGGTGGTTTTACTAGAGAAGAGGTCTTTTGTACTTAAAGGAAAGAATTGGTTCTGTGAGTTCTGCTTACTTGGCTTTATGTCAgctaaaatgtctcttttgaGTTTTCTGACTATTTACCATTATTTTATTGCAGGAGACGAGCCCATGAGGAAAATGCCTGTGTCAAAATTTGGTTCCAGACCTCGATTTGAGCCTGTACACTTTGTCAGCGGGGGAAGCAATGGAGGAACTGGTGCAGATGAGAAGGAAAACGATAAGGAGCGAAGGAGAAGTGAGTCATATGGTGCGCGACAGTGGGAGTCTGAACACTCTTCCTACAGTAGCTCCAGCAGACTGCAGGGTTCCTCTTTCCTAAGACCTGCTTTTGAAAGAGTGCCGCAATACAGTTCTGACTCTTGGGGGTCCCATAGAGATGGAGACCGTGACAGCGAGATTTCAGGTGGCACGATTGGCTTAGGTTATGGAGGACGAGGGTCCACTTCAAACTTTATGGCCAAAACACAGCAGGACTACACAGCCAAGTATGAAGCCCACACCTCTCGAAATTCAGAATCCTACTCTCAGTCCAACAGGTACAATGGCTATGGGGGAGTGAGAGGATCCGGTGGCTGGGACTCAGGACGTCAGGGTTTGGGGTATAGTCATCAGGATCGTATGTCATCAAACAGGCCGTTTAGCAGAGTCCACATCAGCCCCGGCAGAAACAGTCCTAACCAGTCTCATTTGGGCTCTTCATCCCAGCCTCTTCCTATATCTCAGTCAACTTTAGATGAGAAGCAAAGACTGATTACCAATGTTGCATCTGCGTTGGCTGTTGCTTTTAGGGATCCCATGTTCATCACTGGAAGCGACTCGCCGAACTATAATTTCATGTTAAGCAGGAGCATTCAGGCCTGCAAGACCAACCCTGAGTATATATATGTCAACCTAAAGGACATTCCACAGGCTGATCTACCGAAGAACAGGAAAGTGCCAACAGACGGTTATGCCTGTGAACTGAGATGTCAGGGGGTGTATCTTGCCACTGGATACTCGGGCAGTAAAAATGGAGCAAGGGACAGAGCCTCTGAGCAAGCTGTAAAACTCTTCCTGAAACCAGTTGAGGTTCGTGTTGTGCAACGCAAATACAGACACTCAGTAGTCAGTGACATGGTTGTGTGCCAGATGCACAGCCCAACCCCAGCCTTTCTGCCTGCACTCCGCAATCCAGAGGATAAACCGACACCCAGCTCTAAAGGCCAGTATGAGCCTGACAAGAGAAAACACTGGACAGAGTTTGTAGTTATGGACAATGCTCACGATGCCATCTGTATACTAAACAATTCTGCAGCTTTTAATCGTATGAAGATAGATTATAAGTTCGATCTTCTCCCCAACAGTGCATGgctctgcagtgttttcctgcAGGATGAGCTCGTGGCACAGGCAACAGGCACTAAAAAGAGCTCAAAACATGCGGCAGCTGAAGATGCAGTGAGGAAACTTCGCATGAATCAAGCACAACGGCAGCAGCAGTCACCGTCACAGCAACAGCAGTCCCAACACTCCAGAGGAAATAATCGATCAGATTCTGGTGGACGTTTTGGGCAACAGGTTGGTAAAAAGAAGCACCTGAGTGAGCTGGTTATCCTGGAAAACTCTGACAATGCTATTTGTATAATTAATGACACAGCTCAGTTTAATAAAGTGACCGCTGATTACAAGTTCACTGTTCTGCCTGATCACCGGTGGAGGTGTGAGGTTTACTTGGAAGGACAGTTTGTTGCAGCAGGTATTGGGCCAAAGAAAATAGTGAAGCACATTGCAGCAGATGAGGCTCTGGCCACATTGAGGCGGACACAAGCTGTGGTCAAATCCAACCTAAGGAAGGAGGGTCACAGCGATGTCATATCTCGATCCCAGATCCTGGCTCGCTCTGGTGAGGAGGCCacaagacaggaaataaaggaaGACAACATTGGAAACCAACTGCTCCGCAAGATGGGCTGGAAGGGTGGTGGTCTGGGTAGAGATGGGGAAGGCATTGCAGAACCAATCAGAGTGAAAGAGCAGTTCTCCAGGGAAGGGCTCGGCATGGACACAGACAAAACTGCCAACCAGCTCAGCAAGCGTGACATTGAGGACATCATTCGCAACTATGCCAGCTCAGACCGTCAGGATGATCTTCGTTTCTCCACTGACCTCACCAATGATGAGCGCAAACAGATCCACCAAATATCTCAGAAATACGGCCTACGAAGCAAGTCATACGGACAGGGTCGGCAGCGTTTCCTTGTGGTCAGTCGCAAAGTACACAAAGACCAGCTCATAGGTCAGCTTTTACAGGAAGGACAGGTGGGACGCTATGAGCTTGTTAAACCTCAGGCCTCTCACTAAATTGCATGCAAAGCAAAAATTGGGAAAAACTCAAACATTGTCATTGGCTTGGACTTCAGAGCAAATCACTCAAGTGTAACATCTGTATTTATACTTGTGTGTGAAAAAATTacaacacacactaacaaatgACTTTTTCAGGTATCACCTGTAGTTTCTGCATTCCTTTGCCATAATGTGTACTTGAGCTTTAGCAGGGGCTTTAGGATAagtatttgtcttttttgtctccTGCCATTCCACATATCAAAGttctatgtttaatttttttcaaaggcTTGTGTTCAGTGCTTTGTGGTATCATGTCATGATTATGCTCCTGTTTATATCATGAGTTTAACAAAGGACTTTTGTCAGCAAAATCAAATCATGGGTATTTAAGGAACCTGGCAGAATATGCAGCTTTTCACTGCGTTTTCACACTGTAGACAGTTGACTCATGAAAGACTAGGATTACAGAGGCATTAACATCAAACTGTAGCTACTGTAAGTGCTCATTCTAGACTCACTGTAGTAATACACCTTTACTCAGCAATACCTGCAATGTTGTTTGCTCTTTTAACACTTGGAGATCATCCTACAAGTACAAGTTGTCTGTAATCAAAACAACTTCACAAGGAAACTGAGCTGTGATCTTTGTTAAATGTCAGATATGTTGGTTTATGTGAGTACAGTTAActtgtctgcttgttttcagtTGTAATAactgattaaattaaaactgataACCATCTACAGGCTGGACTTGATTAAGATGGGCATTaaaaggcaacaaaaacaactgatgaatatttattttatttacaagaaaatgtacagtttgttaCATGGGTTACCAGTATAGTTTTATAATCTGAAAACAGACACCATGTTGTTTTAAGTGTATAATCAGCTCATTGTAGCTGCTGATGCAAGATTGTAAAGTAGCATAAAAATGTTCTCACTCAGCTTTAAAATTATGAAACAAGTGCCCAGAGAGGGTACAGAGTATTTTGTGTTGATGAGGGACATCCATGTTCACCAATAtttaggacatttttaaaatcaaaggcATAGCTTTACAAATACAGCTAAGAGAAAGGCATCTGTTGAGTTGAGCTTGTTAAAGGAATTAATGTCCATGCCAGGTTAATTTCCAATCCCAATGAAGGGCTTTCTAAAGTcagaaagtaataaaacaaaagcgAATTAAACAGAAGGAGAGACACCcattaacagatttttttgtaaatatgaagTGTAGCTACACAGCAAACCACACAGCAAGCACATCTAATTAATTGTCACTGAATTATCCAACCAGTTTAATAACTATATAAACTAGTAGAACGGTGACAACTTAAAGAAAATACTTTGAACATGTAGCAAGTAACCCACATATAACAAGGTACATTAACTTTAACAAACATATGTTATTACTCAACACAAGCATTCTGCAGGAGTGAACGCCACAGCACAACTGCATACAAACTTAGCAACAGTTATGGGACAAATAAACTGAAAGTGATTTTAAGatgtgtcattttatttctgtgagaTAAGTTGTTTTCTTGATTTTGGGCAGGACACTGTTCATACTTGTTCACAGGTGTCAACAGTCACGCCAACTCTGTTCAACAATTGCAGAAACCCTCTTCTCATATTCCCGCTTATTTTCCTGGTACAGCTGGGCAGCTTGACTGTTGGCTGGACTGTTAGGGTTTGGCTCATCCAGTAAAGACTGTCAATGTACAACAGACAATGTCAGTGGGTCAGGTTTCTAGGTAAACTGTATGATTTAACAGTTAGTTAGGTCTGTCACTACTTATTACAGTTGTAATAATCAAAGACATGCTAAATTACCTGTATTGAAGTTAAAATAGAAGAGACATCATAGGTTGGACTCCAACGATTCTGAAGTATATCTAAGCATATGCTGCCATCTGCGTACACTGcagaaaagtgataaaaaaataaatgcaacatttaatgTCTGTAACAGAAGTGGTTTTTAATTGTCCCCTGTCAATCTAATACGTACCATTTGGATGAAACATTTTGGAGACAAATCGCACTGTTGGAGGCTTATTTGGATATTCCTCTGTGAATTCAATGGTAAGTTTGAAGGTTCCTGGAAGTAAAAAGCAATGACATTGTATGAATTCAAATAACTAAATTATGTTAATCTAGCCAACTTCATAATGTTATCCGTCTTCAGTCTGGCTAGTTGTTTTGGTCAGGTTAAAGTGATGATCTAGCCTCAAAACTGGAAACATCAATAGAAATATTTATCAGACAGACAAATTATTTGGATTCAAAGAGGATTACAGAGGACTTACCATCTTCAAAAGGTGTTCCCTCTGGGCTAAAACACAGGCAACAGACCAACCTTAAATCAATTTGATAATAGCTTCCACAAAATGCTCAAAAAGCTTAAAATACTCAAAACGAGTACACAAACAATACAGCTTTACTTGATGTTTTATGTCGAGGAACAAGAAGTGAAATTTCCTAAAATTacacaacaaatacaattaCTAAAAAGTTAAGAATACCTGTTGTAGTTTAAATAGATCAAATTAACTTACCCAAAAATGACAGCGTTCCATACCATGATATTGTTTTCTGATGGTGCACCACTAACTCCTGCAGGAGGATCCTCTTGCAGTCTTACAGGAAACAGCAAGAGCACAGTATTATCGCAGAATATAGGTAATTTAAAAAGAGCGTTACATATAAAAGTCATCACTACCATAAATTCTGTATTGTGACCCTTTAAcaaatttaataaagtaaatctAATGTCCAACAAGCAGCCACCGGTGTGTTTATTATGAAACAGGAATACTTTTGTATTCCTAAACCTGCGGGAACCACCAGGGTTCACATTTGGGCAATATCAACATATAGCAAAGGGGTTTCTGCAGTATTCATATCGTAAAGATTTTTTAGGATCCCTAAGGAGCAAGAAATATACAATttactaattattttaaaaaataaggtatgaaatatgtaaataaaaccaaaacaagttctaaaaaatgtacagacatcatctttctcaaaaaaaaaaaaactactttaaaaCTAGCTTTCagaagtttaaaatatttatgcacAGAATTGAAGAAGATataagcaaattaaaaatatcataTAGCAATTCTGAAGCCTTTTACAACCTGTCAAGACCCACAGCCTGTA
This window encodes:
- the nkrf gene encoding NF-kappa-B-repressing factor, whose protein sequence is MAEGTDPGEMPSFDPSPSSEAKKRPISCDGRDEPMRKMPVSKFGSRPRFEPVHFVSGGSNGGTGADEKENDKERRRSESYGARQWESEHSSYSSSSRLQGSSFLRPAFERVPQYSSDSWGSHRDGDRDSEISGGTIGLGYGGRGSTSNFMAKTQQDYTAKYEAHTSRNSESYSQSNRYNGYGGVRGSGGWDSGRQGLGYSHQDRMSSNRPFSRVHISPGRNSPNQSHLGSSSQPLPISQSTLDEKQRLITNVASALAVAFRDPMFITGSDSPNYNFMLSRSIQACKTNPEYIYVNLKDIPQADLPKNRKVPTDGYACELRCQGVYLATGYSGSKNGARDRASEQAVKLFLKPVEVRVVQRKYRHSVVSDMVVCQMHSPTPAFLPALRNPEDKPTPSSKGQYEPDKRKHWTEFVVMDNAHDAICILNNSAAFNRMKIDYKFDLLPNSAWLCSVFLQDELVAQATGTKKSSKHAAAEDAVRKLRMNQAQRQQQSPSQQQQSQHSRGNNRSDSGGRFGQQVGKKKHLSELVILENSDNAICIINDTAQFNKVTADYKFTVLPDHRWRCEVYLEGQFVAAGIGPKKIVKHIAADEALATLRRTQAVVKSNLRKEGHSDVISRSQILARSGEEATRQEIKEDNIGNQLLRKMGWKGGGLGRDGEGIAEPIRVKEQFSREGLGMDTDKTANQLSKRDIEDIIRNYASSDRQDDLRFSTDLTNDERKQIHQISQKYGLRSKSYGQGRQRFLVVSRKVHKDQLIGQLLQEGQVGRYELVKPQASH
- the ube2a gene encoding ubiquitin-conjugating enzyme E2 A isoform X2; translation: MSTPARRRLMRDFKRLQEDPPAGVSGAPSENNIMVWNAVIFGPEGTPFEDGTFKLTIEFTEEYPNKPPTVRFVSKMFHPNVYADGSICLDILQNRWSPTYDVSSILTSIQSLLDEPNPNSPANSQAAQLYQENKREYEKRVSAIVEQSWRDC
- the ube2a gene encoding ubiquitin-conjugating enzyme E2 A isoform X1, with amino-acid sequence MSTPARRRLMRDFKRLQEDPPAGVSGAPSENNIMVWNAVIFGLVCCLCFSPEGTPFEDGTFKLTIEFTEEYPNKPPTVRFVSKMFHPNVYADGSICLDILQNRWSPTYDVSSILTSIQSLLDEPNPNSPANSQAAQLYQENKREYEKRVSAIVEQSWRDC